A segment of the Pseudomonas versuta genome:
GCCAGGCGTTCAACCAGTCTTCGTGACCTTCGCTCCACACCAGCTCATGCAGGCGCGCCAGTGCAACAGGGTCGCTCAACAGCGCCATGCGCTCATTGTTGTTCAGACCCTGAGGTCCGACCTTGATTGCATGGCGCACGCGCTCGGCCCGCAACCATTCAATCGGTTCGGCCTCACGGTGACGCGAAGTTGCCAGGCCACAGGCCAAGGCATTCTGCTGCGGATCAACTACGGCCCGGACAAAGCCGTCATGCAGCGCGCGGTAGCGGTTCTCATGGGTGTACTCGGCAGTAGCCGACAACTCACGTGGCGGTGCGTATTCCTCAGGAATCAGGAACAGGCTTTCGTCACGGGACTTGAGGCCCAGCTTGACCCGGCTGGAAATCACCGACACCGGAATCGACAGCATCAGCGAACCGACAATCGGCACCAGCCACCACAGGAAGCTTGGGTTCAACCACAGCACCAACGCAGCCCAGGCCGCACCCAGAAGGGTTTGCGGGCCATGCCGGCGTACGGCTTCGCTCCATGGCGTGGAGTCGTCGTCGCGTTGTGGCGAGTTCCAGGTCGCCGCCCAGCCAAGGAATGCAGCCAGTACAAAGCGGGTGTGGAAGATCATGCGCACCGGTGCCAGCAGCATCGAGAACAGCATTTCCAGCAACATCGACAACGTGACTTTGAACTTGCCACCAAACTCTTTGGCGCCCTTGGCCCAGATCAGAATGATGCTGAGCAATTTAGGCAGGAACAGCAGCACGATGGTGGTCGAAAACAGCGCCACGGCCTTGTCCGGGTGCCATTGTGGCCACAGCGGATAAAGCTGGCGCGGTTCCATGAAGTACTGCGGCTCCATCAGCGTGTTGACCGCCAGCAGGGCCGTCGACAGCAGCAGGAAGAAGAACCACAACGGCGCCGACAGGTACGACATCACGCCCGTCAGGAACACCGCACGGTGAACCGGGTGCATGCCCTTGACCAGGAACAGGCGGAAGTTCATCAAGTTGCCGTGACACCAGCGACGGTCACGCTTGAGTTCGTCCAGCAGGTTTGGCGGCAGTTCTTCATAGCTGCCCGGCAAGTCGTAGGCAATCCATACGCCCCAACCGGCACGACGCATCAATGCGGCTTCAACGAAGTCGTGGGACAGGATCGCCCCCGCAAAAGCCCCTTTACCCGGCAACGGCGCCAGGGCGCAGTGTTCGATAAAAGGTTGCATGCGGATGATCGCGTTGTGGCCCCAGTAGTGGGATTCACCCAGCTGCCAGAAGTGCAAACCGGCTGTAAACAGCGGCCCGTATACCCGCGTCGCAAATTGCTGCATCCGCGCATACAGAGTGTCCATGCCCGACGCACGTGGCGCGGTCTGGATAATGCCGGCGTCTGGCGTGGCTTCCATCAAGCGCACCAGGCTGGTCAGGCATTCGCCGCTCATGACGCTGTCTGCGTCGAGCACCACCATGTACTTGTAATCACCGCCCCAGCGACGACAGAAGTCGTCCAGGTTGCCGCTCTTACGTTTCACACGGCGACGGCGACGGCGATAGAAAATCCGCCCGAAGCCTTCTGTTTCGCGGCACACATCCAGCCAGGCCTGTTGTTCGGCGACGCAGATGTCAGGGTCGTTGCTGTCGCTCAGAACAAAGAAGTCGAAGCGATCCAGATCACCCGTGGCCGCGACCGATTCGTAGGTAGCCCGCAAGCCCGCAAACACGCGGGTTACGTCTTCGTTACAAATAGGCATGACCAACGCTGTGCGTGCCTGCTCCGGGATCGGCTCATTGCCGGCACTTTTGCCGGAAATTCGGTATTTGTCATGCCCTGTCAGCAGTTCCAGAAAACCCATCAGGGCCGTCCAGAAACCTGCCGACACCCAGCAGAACAGAATCCCGAACAAGATCAGGATGCTGGTCTGCAAGGCATAGGGCAGTACTTGCTGCGCCGTCTGCAGCAACGGCTGGTGCAGCACTTCTTCGAGGTCGACGAAGGCCCAGCCCTGATACGGCATGATGCCTTTCATGTACCAGCCGGCGACGATGGTTTGACCCAACATCAGGACCAACAGGATGTAACGGCGGATCGAACCCACCGTACGCCAGCGGGCCTTGGGCAGCACGCGCTCGTCGATTTGTTGCTTGGGCGGGTTGCTGCGCCCGGTCAAACGGCGCCAGCCACGAACCAGGATATTGGTCCGCCACGGTTCGGGTACCACTTTGGTACGACGAATCGGCGGCGTCGCCTTGAGCATCACCCGGCCGCTGGCGTCGAGGGCGAGCATTTCTGCTTCCTCGAGTTCAGCTGCCGAACTGAGGTTCAGACGCGTGCCCACCGAAGCCTGGGCGGCCTCGGCGGCATCGATGTCGGTCTGTGCCGACAAACGCGCGTGCAACTCGGCGAACGAGGTGCAGCTCGCCAGTTCGGCGCGCTGCTCATCGTTCAGTGGCAAATGCGCCAGATACTCGCCGAGCGAGTCTGGCCGGGCTTGAGCATTACTCATCGGCGGGCAACTGGTAGCTCCAGGTCTCAGTCAACACTTTCTCAGTCTTGACCGGTTCCGGCGTGGCCGGGGCAGCTTCGGCCGCAGGCGCCTTGGCGTCCTTGGCGTTGTGCTCTTGCTTGTCCTTGGCCTTGGCCGCAGCTTTTTCAGCTTTGGTAACAGGGGCTGCAGGTTTGGCCGCCGGCGTTTCTACATCCTGGACCAGTGCCGCACGCATTTCCGTGGCCTTGCTCGGATCTTTGATTTTCATCCGCAGGGTCAGGCGCCAGCCTTTGGTCTCAGGGTTGTAGCGCACGCTGTTTTCAACCAGATCGGCATTGTCGCCAACACTGACCTGGCTACGCACGGGTGCATTTTCAGGCAGTTTCTCAAGCGACGGGCCTTCGAAGTCGACCAGGTACGCCACGCTGCCGTCTGGCTGACGGATCAGGTTGGACTGCTTGACGTCGCCAGTCGAACGCAGGGTCTGTTTGACCCACGCGCTGTCAGTCGGGTGCAGGGCAGCCTCATCCAGGGTCCAGTGCATGCGGTAAGCGAAATCAAACGGTTTAAGCGGCTCAGGCTGTTTTTCCGGGCTCCAGAACGCAACGATATTGTCGTTGGTTTCGTCAGCAGTCGGAATTTCCACCAGGTTTACAGTGCCCTTGCCCCAATCGCCTTTTGGCTCGATCCAGGCGCTTGGGCGCTTGTCGTAGCGGTCGTCGAGGTCTTCATAGTGGCTGAAGTCGCGGCCACGTTGCAGCAAGCCAAAGCCCAGCGGGTTTTCGACCGAGAAGTTGCTGACCGAAAGATGTTTCGGGTTGTTCAGCGGACGCCAGATCCACTCGCCATTGCCGGCATGGATCGCCAGGCCCGACGAATCGTGCAGTTCGCGACGGTAGTTGAGGACTTTGGACGGCTGATTGGCGCCGAACAGGTACATGCTGGTCAGCGGAGCGATGCCCAGCTTGCCCACTTTGTCACGCAGGAACATTTGCGCCTGGACGTCGACCACAGTGTCCATGCCTGGACGCAGGGTAAAGCGGTAAGCACCGGTCGCACGTGGCGAATCGAGCAAGGCGAAAATCACCAGATGCTTGTCATTGGGCTTGGGCTTTTCAATCCAGAACTCGGTGAAGCGCGGGAACTCTTCGCCCGATGGCAATGCCGTGTCGATTGCCATGCCACGAGCCGACAGACCGTAGATCTGCCCTTTGCCCACTACGCGAAAGTAGCTCGCGCCGAGCATGGTCATGATTTCGTCCTGCTTATCCGCCTTGTTGATCGGATACAGCACGCGGAAACCGGCCCAGCCGAGATTTTCGGTGGCCTTGGGGTCGAACTTGACGTCACCGAAGGTGAAACGGCTCGGGTCGTACTTGATCTCTTCGACCTTGGTGGCAGTCACTTCATTGATTTTCACCGGCGTGTCGAAATGCATGCCCTGGTGATAGAAGGACAGTTTGAAAGGGGTTTTATCCCCTGCCCACTGGGCTTTGTCGCGGTTGAACTGAATCTTTTGATAATCCGCGAACTTCATGTCGCGGAATTCGTTCGGCAGATTACTGCGTGGCGCTTGGTATTTCTGTTCAGCCAGGGTCTTCGCCTCAGCCGCCACGTCATCCAGACTAAATGCCCACAGTTGACCCGCACCGAACAAGCAAAAGAGCGCAGAGCCCGTCACCAGTGCGTTGCGCAACCGCTTGGCAGACCTTTTTGGTGCATTAATTGGACTAACAATCACGAGCAAACCTCGCCGAAAACAGATGATGAAACCAACGGCCAGCGATCTTTATGCCAGGTTGGCGAGCACTCTTCCGACAGCCAAAGGAATGAATGATTCCCCAAGACAGTAGGACAAGACTCTATGTAGCGCAGGATTATCTAGTAGGCCGCGTTACAACGCATCTAGTCACAGCAAGTATTTCTCGCTAAAACCCCCTGTTTTCGGACGAAAATGCGATTTTTTGAGCTTTTAGGTACTTAACAAAAATGTAACCGGGCCGTCGTTGACTAAATGCACCTGCATATCGGCTCCGAAGCGACCCGATTCGACGGTCGGATGCAGGCGTGCGGCTTCGCTCAGCAGGTGATTGAACAGCGCCTCGGCCAGCGCAGGGGGCGCTGCCGTGGAGAAACTCGGGCGCAGGCCGCTTTTGGTATCGGCGGCGAGGGTGAACTGTGAAACCAGCAGCAAACCGCCGTTGATGTCGGCCAGCGACAGGTTCATCTTGCCTTCCTCATCGCTGAAAACCCGATAATTAAGCAATTTGTGCAGCAGCTTGGCGGCATTCGCCTCGGTGTCACCCGGCTCGACAGCAACCAGCACCAGCAAGCCCTGATCAATTGAACCGACAATCTCCCCGCCGACCTCTACCCGTGCGCCACTGACGCGTTGTAACAGCCCCTTCATGCTTCGTCGGGCTGCAAACGCAGCAGACGGCGGGCCATTTGCTCAGTTGCACGCACCAGCGCATCGGTAATACCGGGCTCAGACGCCACGTGCCCGGCATCGCGAATCACTTGCAGCTCGCTGTCGGGCCAGTTCTGATGCAGCTCCCAGGCATTGTCCAGCGGGCAAATCATGTCGTAACGACCGTGCACGATCACACCCGGCAAGTGGGCAATCTTGTGCATGTCGCGGATCAGTTGGTTGGACTCCAGAAACGCGCTGTTCATGAAGTAATGGCACTCGATCCGGGCAATCGACAAGGCCCGGTGCGGCTCGCAGAAGCGGTCGACCACCTGCGGGTTAGGGCGCAAGGTAGCGGCACGCCCTTCCCAGGTCGCCCACGCCTTGGCCGCATGCATCTGGGCAATCTGGTCGTTGCCGGTGAGACGCTGATGAAAAGCCCCCAACAGATCATGACGCTCTTCCTCTGGAATGGGCGCCACATAATCTTGCCAGTAATCCGGGAAGATCCGGCTTGCCCCCGACTGGTAGAACCATTCGATTTCTTGTGGCCGGGCCAGAAAGATCCCGCGCAGGATCAGGCCGTGCACCCGGTCCGGATGGCTTTGCGCATAGGCCAGCGACAGCGTCGAGCCCCACGAGCCGCCAAACAGCACCCATTTGTCGATGCCCAAGAACAGACGAATCCGCTCCATGTCGGCCACCAGATCCCAGGTCGTGTTGTTATCCAGGCTCGCGTGGGGAGTCGAACGCCCGCAACCGCGCTGATCGAACGTGATGATGCGGTACAGGTTGGGATCGAAATAGCAGCGGCTGTTGGCATCGCAACCAGATCCCGGCCCCCCGTGGACAAACACCACCGGCAAGCCGTCCGGGGAGCCACTTTCATCAATGTAGAGCACGTGTGGCTCTTCCACTGCCAGTTCATGCCGGGCGTAGGGTTTGATCTGCGGGAACAAGGTTTGCATTACGCACTCCATGTGAGGCTGAAAAATGTTGCCGTCCGGCATCATAAACCCGATTGATGGAATGAGCATTCCCCCATAACGCTGCAGGAGCGAGCTTGCTCGCGAGCTTTTCCATTCGCTGGCAAACAGCTCGCTCCTACAGGGTTCAGGTTACGCGTAGCGCTGTTGGCCCCACTCGATGATCCGCGTCAGCAATTGCCGGAGCACCCCTTGAGTCGGCGCGGCCAGATCCTGGCGATACTTGAACGGCTCGAACTCTTCCATATAGGTGCACTGCGCCAGCTCCAGTTGCACCGCATGAATGTTATCCACAGGGCTGCCGTAATGGCGGGTGATATGTCCGCCCTTGAAACGCCCGTTCAGCACGTGGCTGTAGGCCGGGTGCTCAGCGCAAATCGCCTCCAGATCTCGGGCCAGGGCCGGGTCGCAACTGGCGCCATTGAAGGTCCCCAGGTTGAAGTCCGGCAGGCGGCCATCAAACAGATGCGGCACCTGTGAGCGAATGGAGTGCGCGTCGAACAACAGCGCGTAGCCAAACTCATCCTTGAGGCGTTTGAGCTCTTGCTGCAAGGTCTGGTGGTAAGGCTTCCAGATCTGCTCCAGATACGTTGCCCGCTCTGCCGCCGACGGCACCTGCCCCTCGCGAAACAACGGTACGCCGTCGAACAGCGTGGCCGGGAACAGGCCGGTGGTTGCACCTACATACATCGGCGCATCGTCTTCGGGGCGATTGAGGTCGATCACAAAGCGCGAATACTCGGCCGCCAGGGTGCTGGCCCCCAGCGCTTGAGCAAAATCGTAAAGCTGCGGGATATGCCAGTCGGTGTCCGGCAGGCTTTGCGCCTCGGGGATCAGACCTGCTTTGACTGCCGGGGTCAGCTTCAAGCCCGCGTGGGGCATGCTGATCAGCAATGGCACGCGACCCTGTTTGAATGTCAGAACCTTATCCACAAGCGTTTCTCCTAAAGCTCGACGTCGACGCCATTGCGCACGACGCGTTTATCCAGATCACCGCCCAGCCAGTAGGCCAGGTCTGCCGGGCGATCGATATTCCAGGCTACAAAGTCGGCCACTTTGCCCGGTTCCAGCGAACCGTGGGTTTCGCCCATGCCCAATGCCGTGGCTGCGTGCTGCGTCACGCCGGCCAGGGCTTCTTCAGGCGTCATGCGGAACAAGGTACAGGCCATGTTCAGCATCAGGCGCAGCGACAAGCCTGGCGACGTGCCGGGGTTGAGGTCACTGGCGATAGCGATTTTCACCCCGTGCTTGCGCAAGGCATCCATGGGCGGCAGTTGCGTTTCACGCAGGAAGTAAAACGCGCCCGGCAACAGCACCGCAACGGTGCCGGCTTTTGCCATGGCAATAGCGTCTTCTTCAGTCATGAACTCCAGATGATCCGCCGACAGCGCCTGATAGCGCGCCGCCAGGCTGGAACCGTGCAAGGACGACAGTTGCTCGGCATGCAGTTTTACCGGCAACTCCAGCGCCTGGGCCACTTTGAACACCCGTTCGACCTGCGCGGGCGAAAACGCCAGGTATTCGCAGAAAGCATCTACCGCATCCACCAGCCCTTCAGCCGCCAGCGCGGGGAGCATTTCACTGCAGATATGCTCGATGTAGTCGTCAGCACGGTCCTTGTATTCCGGTGGCAAGGCGTGGGCTGCCAGACAGGTGCTGCGCACCGTCACCGGCAACTCCTGGCCAAGGCGACGAATCACCCGCAGGATTTTGCGCTCACTCTCAAGACTCAGTCCGTAACCGGACTTGATCTCGACGCTGGTCACACCATCGCGCAGCAAACAGATCAAGCGCTCACGGGCACTGGCGAACAATTCGTCTTCGCTGGCAGCACGGGTCGCACGCACGGTACTGGCAATACCACCACCGGCAGCGGCGATTTCTGCATAACTAACGCCTTGCAGACGTTGCTCGAACTCGCCGCTGCGGTTACCGCCAAATACCGTATGCGTATGGCAATCGATGAGCCCCGGGGTAACCCACGCGCCTTCCAGTTCGCGGGTCCGACCGTACTCGCCCGCTGGCAATTGCAGACGCGGGCCTATCCACTCAATGAACTCGTCACGGGTCACAATGGCCGCATCCTCGATGATCGAGTACGTACCGTTGGCCATGGTCGCGACATTGCAGTGCTGCCACAGGGTTTTCATTCAGTCACTCCGTCAATGATCAGAAACTCAGGAAAGCTCGGGAGCCACTTCAATCGCACGGCCGGCAGCCGGTTTTACCCACAGCAGGTAAGCCACCACCAG
Coding sequences within it:
- the hutG gene encoding N-formylglutamate deformylase gives rise to the protein MDKVLTFKQGRVPLLISMPHAGLKLTPAVKAGLIPEAQSLPDTDWHIPQLYDFAQALGASTLAAEYSRFVIDLNRPEDDAPMYVGATTGLFPATLFDGVPLFREGQVPSAAERATYLEQIWKPYHQTLQQELKRLKDEFGYALLFDAHSIRSQVPHLFDGRLPDFNLGTFNGASCDPALARDLEAICAEHPAYSHVLNGRFKGGHITRHYGSPVDNIHAVQLELAQCTYMEEFEPFKYRQDLAAPTQGVLRQLLTRIIEWGQQRYA
- a CDS encoding glucan biosynthesis protein G → MRNALVTGSALFCLFGAGQLWAFSLDDVAAEAKTLAEQKYQAPRSNLPNEFRDMKFADYQKIQFNRDKAQWAGDKTPFKLSFYHQGMHFDTPVKINEVTATKVEEIKYDPSRFTFGDVKFDPKATENLGWAGFRVLYPINKADKQDEIMTMLGASYFRVVGKGQIYGLSARGMAIDTALPSGEEFPRFTEFWIEKPKPNDKHLVIFALLDSPRATGAYRFTLRPGMDTVVDVQAQMFLRDKVGKLGIAPLTSMYLFGANQPSKVLNYRRELHDSSGLAIHAGNGEWIWRPLNNPKHLSVSNFSVENPLGFGLLQRGRDFSHYEDLDDRYDKRPSAWIEPKGDWGKGTVNLVEIPTADETNDNIVAFWSPEKQPEPLKPFDFAYRMHWTLDEAALHPTDSAWVKQTLRSTGDVKQSNLIRQPDGSVAYLVDFEGPSLEKLPENAPVRSQVSVGDNADLVENSVRYNPETKGWRLTLRMKIKDPSKATEMRAALVQDVETPAAKPAAPVTKAEKAAAKAKDKQEHNAKDAKAPAAEAAPATPEPVKTEKVLTETWSYQLPADE
- the dtd gene encoding D-aminoacyl-tRNA deacylase, which encodes MKGLLQRVSGARVEVGGEIVGSIDQGLLVLVAVEPGDTEANAAKLLHKLLNYRVFSDEEGKMNLSLADINGGLLLVSQFTLAADTKSGLRPSFSTAAPPALAEALFNHLLSEAARLHPTVESGRFGADMQVHLVNDGPVTFLLST
- the hutI gene encoding imidazolonepropionase, with product MKTLWQHCNVATMANGTYSIIEDAAIVTRDEFIEWIGPRLQLPAGEYGRTRELEGAWVTPGLIDCHTHTVFGGNRSGEFEQRLQGVSYAEIAAAGGGIASTVRATRAASEDELFASARERLICLLRDGVTSVEIKSGYGLSLESERKILRVIRRLGQELPVTVRSTCLAAHALPPEYKDRADDYIEHICSEMLPALAAEGLVDAVDAFCEYLAFSPAQVERVFKVAQALELPVKLHAEQLSSLHGSSLAARYQALSADHLEFMTEEDAIAMAKAGTVAVLLPGAFYFLRETQLPPMDALRKHGVKIAIASDLNPGTSPGLSLRLMLNMACTLFRMTPEEALAGVTQHAATALGMGETHGSLEPGKVADFVAWNIDRPADLAYWLGGDLDKRVVRNGVDVEL
- the pip gene encoding prolyl aminopeptidase → MQTLFPQIKPYARHELAVEEPHVLYIDESGSPDGLPVVFVHGGPGSGCDANSRCYFDPNLYRIITFDQRGCGRSTPHASLDNNTTWDLVADMERIRLFLGIDKWVLFGGSWGSTLSLAYAQSHPDRVHGLILRGIFLARPQEIEWFYQSGASRIFPDYWQDYVAPIPEEERHDLLGAFHQRLTGNDQIAQMHAAKAWATWEGRAATLRPNPQVVDRFCEPHRALSIARIECHYFMNSAFLESNQLIRDMHKIAHLPGVIVHGRYDMICPLDNAWELHQNWPDSELQVIRDAGHVASEPGITDALVRATEQMARRLLRLQPDEA
- the mdoH gene encoding glucans biosynthesis glucosyltransferase MdoH; the protein is MSNAQARPDSLGEYLAHLPLNDEQRAELASCTSFAELHARLSAQTDIDAAEAAQASVGTRLNLSSAAELEEAEMLALDASGRVMLKATPPIRRTKVVPEPWRTNILVRGWRRLTGRSNPPKQQIDERVLPKARWRTVGSIRRYILLVLMLGQTIVAGWYMKGIMPYQGWAFVDLEEVLHQPLLQTAQQVLPYALQTSILILFGILFCWVSAGFWTALMGFLELLTGHDKYRISGKSAGNEPIPEQARTALVMPICNEDVTRVFAGLRATYESVAATGDLDRFDFFVLSDSNDPDICVAEQQAWLDVCRETEGFGRIFYRRRRRRVKRKSGNLDDFCRRWGGDYKYMVVLDADSVMSGECLTSLVRLMEATPDAGIIQTAPRASGMDTLYARMQQFATRVYGPLFTAGLHFWQLGESHYWGHNAIIRMQPFIEHCALAPLPGKGAFAGAILSHDFVEAALMRRAGWGVWIAYDLPGSYEELPPNLLDELKRDRRWCHGNLMNFRLFLVKGMHPVHRAVFLTGVMSYLSAPLWFFFLLLSTALLAVNTLMEPQYFMEPRQLYPLWPQWHPDKAVALFSTTIVLLFLPKLLSIILIWAKGAKEFGGKFKVTLSMLLEMLFSMLLAPVRMIFHTRFVLAAFLGWAATWNSPQRDDDSTPWSEAVRRHGPQTLLGAAWAALVLWLNPSFLWWLVPIVGSLMLSIPVSVISSRVKLGLKSRDESLFLIPEEYAPPRELSATAEYTHENRYRALHDGFVRAVVDPQQNALACGLATSRHREAEPIEWLRAERVRHAIKVGPQGLNNNERMALLSDPVALARLHELVWSEGHEDWLNAWRESVAADPHAPLLPLQPAA